From the Streptomyces sp. SN-593 genome, the window CGGCCCCGCCGCGGGGCTCTCCGCGGGCGTCCCGCCGCAGACCGAGTCGTACGGCGTCCCCGCGGGCGGCGGCTCCGCCGGCGGCCCGGCCGCCGTCCGGCCGACGGACCCGGCCGTGCCCGACCTCGACCTCGCGCCCCGACAGGCGGTGCTGGGCATCACCTGCGGTCTGATCATCGTGGAGGAGCAGCTCCGCCCGGCCCTGGTGGTCGAGCCGACCGGCCCGGTCGCCCGGGTGGGCTCCACCGGCGACGGCGACGACTTCCTGCCGCTCCTGATCGAGCAGGGCTTCGTGCCCCAGCTCGACCTGGAGGCGCCGCCGTCGCCGCTGCCGGGGTGGTCGGTGCTGCTGGCCATGGGCAAGCTGCACGCCGTGCTCCAGCCGGGCGCCAACGGCGGCCCCGCGGCGGCCTGGTGGCAGGCGCACCAGCCGCTCCAGGTCAGCGACGGCTGGCGGGCCGCGGTGCAGCGCGGCAACGAGGTGTACGTGTACGCGGGCCCGGCCGGCTCGATCGGCCGGCAGCCGCGCGAGGACCTGATGCGGGACGCGCTGGCCCGGGCCTGCTCGCGCGGCCAGCTCGTCGCGGCCACCATGCCCCTGTCGGGCACCTGACCGGAACCCGATCAGCACACGGTCATACGGCTGGGGCCTGTCCGGCGGATCCCGCCGGTCGGGCTCGCGGCGTCCGGTGCCGTGCACCGCACGCCGGAGAACCGTCCCCGTACCGGGTCGTACGCGGAGGGTTCGACAACGCGCGGAGGTGCGGCACCGGGCGTGGCGGGCCCGGCGAGATCCGCCGGGCAGGCCCTTGGGCCGTCCGGAGGGCGCGCGCGGCGTGCTGCGCGCGCCTTCGCGCGTCCTGCCGCCGACACCACCCTGTTGACCTGGTCAAAGATCGGCAATTCAACCGCGCGGCCCGCATCCCGCCCGGCGCCGGGTCGTTGGCAGTTACGTGTACAGCTTCGACGCATCCTCCCGAGCCCCTTACCAGCGCTACATCCCGCCCATGCGCACCGCGCAGGACGGGAGCGGGGCCGGTGCGTCGAACACGCCGATCTACGACGCCCTGTACTCGGAGTACCGCCGGCTGTTCCGCACCCTTCCCGGCGACCGCAGCGGCGAGGAGTCGCTGCAGTTCAAGGGGTTCGCGGCCTGGCAGGCGGAGTACCCGCCACTGGCGCCGGGCGGCCGGCACCGCAGCGACCCCGGGGGCACGGCCGGCCAGGGGCACGGGGGCACCCAGGGATCGGGCGGGGGCGGTGCGAACGGCACCGGCGGGCGGGGCGGCCGCGGCGGGCGGCGCGGGGCCGACGGTGACGGCCCGGCGGCGCTGCCCCCGGGCCGTGGCGACAACCGGATGCGGTAGCGACCGCCCGCGGCCCGCGGAGTACCGCGTCACCGCGCACCGCCATCGCGTGCCGTCCGCCACGCGCCGTCCCCGGTCACGGGCCGTCCCACCGCAGGCCGCACACCGCCGCAGTACCCCGCACCGGGCAGCGGAGGGAGCGGAGGGAGTGGACGCCCGAGTCGGGCGCTCCGCTCCCTCCCGCCCGCCCGCCGCTACTTCTTCCGGCCGCGCTTCTCCCGCACCCGCACCGACACCTGGATCGGCGTGCCCTCGAAACCGAACTCCTCGCGCAGCCGGCGCTCGATGAACCGGCGGTAGCCCGCCTCCAGGAAGCCGGACGCGAAGAGCACGAAACGCGGCGGCCGGGTGCCCGCCTGGGTGCCGAACAGGATGCGCGGCTGCTTGCCGCCGCGGATCGGGTGCGGGTGGGCGGAGACCAGCTCGCCGAGGAAGGCGTTCAGCCGCCCGGTCGGCACCCGGGTCTCCCAGCCGGCGAGCGCGGTCTCGATCGCCGGGACCAGCTTCTCCATGTGCCGTCCGGTCTGCGCCGAGACGTTGACCCGGGGCGCCCATTGGACCTGGACGAGGTCGCGCTCGATCTCGCGCTCCAGGTAGTACCGGCGCTCCTCGTCCAGCAGGTCCCACTTGTTGTAGGCGATGACCACGGCGCGGCCGGCCTCCACGGCCATCGAGATGATCCGGGTGTCCTGCTCGCTGAGCGTCTCGCTCGCGTCGATCAGGACCACCGCGACCTCGGCCTTCTCCACCGCGGCCGCGGTGCGCAGGGAGGCGTAGTAGTCGGCGCCCTCGGTGAGGTGCACCCGCCGCCGGATGCCGGCGGTGTCGACGAACTTCCAGGTGACCCCGCCCAGCTCGATCAGCTCGTCGACCGGGTCGCGGGTGGTGCCGGCGACCTCGTTGACGACCACCCGGTCGCTGCCGGCCACCTTGTTCAGCAGCGAGGACTTGCCGACGTTGGGGCGGCCGATCAGCGCGATGCGGCGCGGGCCGCCGAGGGCCTCGCCGAAGGTCATCGCGGGCGCCTCCGGCAGCGCCTCCATGATGGCGTCCAGCAGGTCGCCGGTGCCGCGGCCGTGCAGCGAGGAGATCGGGTGGGGCTCGCCGAGGCCGAGGTTCCACAGCGTGTACGCGTCGGCCTCCCCGGAGGGGCCGTCGACCTTGTTGGCGGCCAGCACCACGGGCTTGCCGGCCCGGCGCAGCAGCTTCACGACCGCCTCGTCGGTGTCGGTGGCGCCCACCGTCGCGTCGACCACGAAGACCACCGCGTCGGCGGCGTCGATCGCGAACTCGGCCTGCGCGGCCACCGACGCGTCGATGCCGAGCACGTCCTGCTCCCAGCCGCCGGTGTCGACCAGCTTGAAGCGCCGCCCGTTCCAGTTCGCCTCGTAGGTGACCCGGTCGCGGGTGACGCCGGGGCGGTCCTC encodes:
- the der gene encoding ribosome biogenesis GTPase Der is translated as MDQGYEHDAADALGDAEYAEFMQLAEEEGFDPAEVADDLAEAGHGPLPVLAVVGRPNVGKSTLVNRIIGRREAVVEDRPGVTRDRVTYEANWNGRRFKLVDTGGWEQDVLGIDASVAAQAEFAIDAADAVVFVVDATVGATDTDEAVVKLLRRAGKPVVLAANKVDGPSGEADAYTLWNLGLGEPHPISSLHGRGTGDLLDAIMEALPEAPAMTFGEALGGPRRIALIGRPNVGKSSLLNKVAGSDRVVVNEVAGTTRDPVDELIELGGVTWKFVDTAGIRRRVHLTEGADYYASLRTAAAVEKAEVAVVLIDASETLSEQDTRIISMAVEAGRAVVIAYNKWDLLDEERRYYLEREIERDLVQVQWAPRVNVSAQTGRHMEKLVPAIETALAGWETRVPTGRLNAFLGELVSAHPHPIRGGKQPRILFGTQAGTRPPRFVLFASGFLEAGYRRFIERRLREEFGFEGTPIQVSVRVREKRGRKK